Within the Microbacterium terricola genome, the region CGCCGGGGGAGGCCGCAGCATCCCTTCCCGGCGCGAGCGTGATCACCGGCATGGCCTCCGGCCGCTTCGCCGTGATGGCGTCGCCCGACGACTGGTGCCGCAGCCGCCGGAGCACCCACGGCACGAGGTGGGTGCGTGCCCAGACGAGATCGCCGGCGCGCGCCTCGCGCCAGTTGTGCGCCGGCCGCGGATCGGGCTGCATCGGCTGCAGGTCGTTGGGGACGTTGAGCGCCCGCAGCACCATCCGCGCGACCTCGTGGTGGCCGAGCGGGTTCATGTGCAGCCGGTCGTCGTCGAAGAAGCGCATGTCCTGCACCTCCTTCAGACCCCACTGGTCGGCGACGATCGCGTCGTGCTTCTCGGCGATGGCGCGGATGTTCTCGTTGTAGATCGCCACCCGGCCGCGGATGCCCCGGAACACGGGGGTGAAGTTCGTGTCGATGCCGGTGAACACCACGAGGGTCGCGCCGTCGGCCGACAGGCGCTGCACGGCGTCCTCGAACAGCACGGCGACCGCGTCGGGATCGCCACCAGGCCGGATCACGTCGTTGCCGCCGGCGGAGAAGGTGATGAGGTCGGGTGTGAGGGCCAGTGCGGCGTCGACCTGGCCGTCCACCACCTGCCGGATGAGCTTTCCGCGGACGGCGAGGTTGGCGTACGCGAAGTCGTCGACCTGGCTCGCGAGCACTTCGGCGGCACGGTCCGCCCAGCCGCGCAGGCCATTGGGCGAATCCGGCTCAGGATCGCCGACGCCCTCGGTGAACGAGTCGCCCAGAGCGACGTAGCGACGCCACGGATGGGGGCCCGCGTTCGGGACGTACGGGCTTCTCGGATCGCTGCTCTCAGGCATCGTTCTCCCTCGTTCGTCTGCTCTCGAGCGTACCCGCGGACGCGGCGGCCGATGGTCCGTGGCATCGCTTAGGGTGGTCTCTCGCGTGTTCGAGACGGAAGGGGGTGCCGTGCAGGAGGACCAGACTCTGCTGGCGGATGCCGTCGCCCCGACCGGCGCCGACCCCGAGCACATCGGCAGCTTCGCCGCCGAGCACCTCTCCCCGTCGTACCCGCAGCGCGCGCCGTGGGGCACAGCCCAGCGCCTGCGCGCCTGGCAGGCCGAGGCGCTCGACCAGTACTTCGGGATGGACGGGCCGGACGGCGTCGGGAAGGGCCCGCGCGACTTCCTCGCCGCGGCCACCCCCGGCGCCGGCAAGACCACCTTCGCGCTCCGTCTGGCGAGCGAGCTGCTGCGCCGCCATGTCGTGACGCGGATCGTGGTGGTCGCTCCCACCGAGCACCTGAAGACCCAGTGGGCCGACGCGGCCGCGCGCGTCGGCATCCGGCTCGATCCGGCGTTCAGCAACAGGCACGGGCTGCCGGCGCGCCAGTACCACGGCGTCGCCGTCACGTACGCGCAGGTCGCGGTGAAGTCGTCGGTGCACGAGCGGCTGATCGCCGATGCGCGCACGCTCGTGATCCTCGACGAGGTGCACCACGGCGGCGATGCGCTGAGCTGGGGCGACGCGCTGCGCGAGGCCTACGGGCGCGCCACGCGTCGACTGCTGCTCAGCGGCACCCCGTTCCGCAGCGACACCGCACCCATCCCGTTCGTCGAGTACCACCCCGACGCGAAGGGCCACCGCATCTCGCGCACGGACTACGCCTACGGGTACCGTCGCGCGCTCGAGGACGGCGTCGTGCGACCCGTGCTCTTCCTCGTCTACGCCGGGCAGATGCGCTGGCGCACCCGCACGGGCGACGAGATGGAGGCCCAGCTCGGGCAGGACAACACAAAGGACATCACCGCTCAGGCCTGGCGGACCGCGCTCGACCCCGAAGGAGAGTGGATACCGGCGGTGCTGCAGTCCGCGGACCGCCGGCTCAGCGAGGTGCGCGAGCAGGTGCCCGACGCCGGCGGGCTCGTCATCGCCACCGATCAGACCGCTGCGCGCGCCTACGCCGAGATCCTGCAGCGGATCACCGGGGAGGCGCCCACCATCGTGCTCTCGGACGAGGCCGAGGCGTCCTCGCGGATCGAGACATTCGCGCAGAGCACGTCGCGGTGGATGGTCGCGGTGCGCATGGTGTCCGAGGGCGTCGATGTGCCGCGCCTCGCCGTCGGGGTGTACGCCACCTCGGCCTCGACTCCGCTGTTCTTCGCGCAGGCGATCGGCCGCTTCGTGCGGGCCAGGCGCCGCGGCGAGACCGCGAGCGTCTTCCTGCCGAACGTGCCGACGCTGCTCGCACTGGCGCACGAGCTCGAGGTGCAGCGGGACCACGCCCTCGACCGCGACAGCGAGGGCGACGACGACGGCCTGCTCGACGACGACGCCCTGGCAGCCGCCGAGGAGGGCGACAGCGCCTCCGACGACCTCACGTACGAGTTCACCTACCAGGCGCTCGGCTCGCTCGCGCACTTCGACCGCGTGCTCTACGACGGTCGCGAGTTCGGCCAGCTGGCGGTGCCCGGCACACCCGAGGAGGAAGAGTTCCTCGGCCTGCCCGGCCTGCTGGAGCCCGAGCACGTGCACGAGCTGCTCATGCAGCGCCAGTCCAGGCAGAGCAGGCACCGGAAGGCGCGCGAGGCCGCCGAGGCGCCTGCCGGCGGTCCGCCGCACGACGCGCCGCCTGCCGCACTGCACCGCACGCTCAAGGAGCAGCGGCAGCTACTGAACAGCCTCGTCGGGCTGTACGCCCGGCAGGCGGGGGAGCAGCACGGTCTCGTGCACGCCGAGCTGCGTCGCATCTGCGGCGGGCCGGCCGTCTCGCACGCCACCGTCGCCCAGCTGCAGGCCCGCATCGACGTGCTGCGCAAGCGCGTGCACTCCTAGCCGGCACTCCTCGCGCGGGCGGGTTCGGAACCCCGAAATGCTGGCAATCCCGGCATCGACGGGCCACAGCATCCCGTCTGCTCAGTAGCGTGGATCCGTTCCCCTTCCCACAGCCGCTTCGGAGGCCTCGTTGAGCGCGCCCGCCGTTCCCCCCAGCCGTGACCGTCGCCGGTGGGCGCAATACCTCGTGAACGAGCGCGCCGAGGCCAGGGTCTACCGCGACCTCGCTGCGCGCCGCGAGGGCGAGGAGCGCGAGATCCTGCTGGCCCTCGCCGACGCCGAAGGACGCCACGAGGCGCACTGGCTGGAACTGCTCGGCGGTGAGCCCGATCGCCTGCCGCGCGCCGATTCGGGAACGCGGATGCTGGCATGGATGGCGCGACGATTCGGCTCGATCTTCGTGCTGGCACTGGCCCAGAATGCCGAGGCGCGATCTCCGTACGACACCGAGCCCTCCGCGACGCCGGCGATGGTGGCGGACGAGCGCATCCACCACGAGGTGGTGCGCGGCCTCGCCGCGCGCGGCCGGCGCCGGCTGTCCGGCACGTTCCGCGCCGCCGTGTTCGGGGCCAACGACGGCCTCGTGTCGAACCTCGCCCTGGTGATGGGCATCGGCGCCACCGGCGCGGCGCCCCAGTTCGTGCTGTTCAGCGGCATCGCGGGACTCCTCGCCGGCGCGCTCTCGATGGGGGCGGGCGAGTTCGTGTCGGTGCGCTCGCAGCGCGAGCTGCTGGATGCCACCGAGCCCAGCGACTACGCCGACGCGCTGCTGCCCGATCTCGACCTCGACGCCAACGAGCTCGCCCTCGTCTACCGCACGCGCGGGATGCCCGCGGATGAGGCGCTGAAGCGCGCCCGCCGGGTCGTGGAGACCGCGCAGGCGGCCGATCGCTCCGTGCCGTACTCGCGCACCGAGACCGGCCCGATCAGCACGCGCAGCCATGAGGTGGTCGGCAGCGACCTGGGCGCGGCGGTGTCGAGCTTCCTGTTCTTCGCGTCCGGAGCGATCATCCCCGTCCTGCCGTGGATCTTCGGTCTGTCGGGGGTGACCGCCGTGGTGATCGCGCTCGTGCTGGTCGGCATCGCGCTGATGTCGACGGGGGCGATGGTCGGCCTCCTGTCGGGTGGGCCGCCGCTGCGCCGCGCGCTGCGTCAGCTCGCGATCGGCTTCGGCGCGGCCGCGATCACCTACCTGCTCGGCCTGCTCTTCGGCGTGTCTCTCGGCTGAACGAGGGCGGACGCGAAGAAGGCCCTCCCGATCGGGAGGGCCTTCTTCGTTCTGTGCGCGAGGGGGGACTTGAACCCCCACGCCCGTTAAAGGGCACTAGCACCTCAAGCTAGCGCGTCTACCTATTCCGCCACCCGCGCAGAGTGGTGTTTCCGGTTTCGCAACCGAGGATCGACATTACCATGCTCGGGCGCGACGGACGAATCCTGCCCGCCGAGGCGGACCGCGCGGCCAGGGTAGGTTGGTCCGCATGCCCGATTCGCCCGCCGAGCTGCCCGAGGTCGTCCGCGTCGCACGCGATCTCATCCGCATCGACACCACGAACCACGGCGGCGGCCGTGCGAACGGCGAGCGCGAGGCGGCCGAATACGTCGGCGCCTACCTCGAGTCGCTCGGACTGGTTCCCGAGTACTACGAGCCGATCCCGCGACGCGCGAACGTCTCGGTGCGCGTGCCTGGCCGCGACAGCGCAAAGCCCGCGCTCGTCGTCCACGGCCACCTCGACGTGGTGCCGGCGGTCGCCGAGGACTGGAGCGTCGACCCGTTCGCCGGCGAGATCCGCGACGGGATGCTGTGGGGCCGCGGCGCTGTGGACATGAAGGACATGGACGCCATGATCCTCACCTCCGTCGGCGACCTGCTGCGAGCGGGGGAGCAGCCGGAGCGCGACCTCGTGGTCACGTTCTTCGCCGACGAGGAGAACGGCGGCGTCGAGGGTTCGGCGCTCGTCGTGGCCGACAAGCCGGAGTGGTTCGCCGGGGCGACGGAGGCGATCAGCGAGGTAGGCGGCTATTCGATCTCGGTCGGAGACCGCCGCGCCTACCTGCTGCAGGTGGGGGAGAAGGCCCTGATCTGGCTGAAGCTCACCGCCCGCGGTCGCGCCGCGCACGGCAGCAGCTTCCCGACCGACAACGCGATCACCGCGCTCGCGGAGGCCGTCGCGAAGCTCGGCCGCACACCGTGGCCGATCGCCCTCACCGACACGACCAGGCAGTTCCTCGACGGCTTCGCCGATCTGGCCGGCGGCGGCGTCGCCGACCCGGACGCCCTCGTCGACCAGGCGGGGCCGGCATCCCCCTTCCTGCGCTCCACCCTGCGCACCACGACCAACCCGACCGGGCTGACGGCGGGCTACAAGCACAACGTCATCCCCGATCGCGCCGAGGCGCTCATCGACGTGCGCACCCTGCCCGGCACGGAGGATGCGGTCCTCGCCGAGATCCGGGCGCTGGTGGGCGAGCACATCGAGGTCGAGACGGTCGTCCGCGACGTCGGCCTCGAGGTGCCGTTCGCCGGACCGATCGTCGAGGCCATGGTCGGCGCGCTCGGACGCCACGACCCCGGTGTCCCCGTCATCCCGTACCTGATGGGCGGCGGCACGGACAACAAGGCGCTCTCGCGTCTCGGCATCGCCGGCTACGGCTTCGCGCCGCTGCGCCTGCCCGCCGGCATCGATTTCACCGGCATGTTCCACGGCGTCGACGAGCGCGTTCCGCTCGACGCGCTCGTGTTCGGGCAGGCCGTTCTCACCGACTTCCTCCGCACCTACTGAGAGGCCCTCATGCATCTGATCGAGGCGATCATCCTGGGGCTCGTCCAGGGCCTGACCGAGTTCCTGCCCATCTCGTCCAGCGCGCACCTGCGCATCGCGGGCGAGTTCCTGCCGTCGGCGGAGGACCCGGGCGCGACCTTCACGGCGATCACGCAGATCGGCACCGAGATCGCGGTGCTCGTGTACTTCTGGAAGAAGATCACGCGGATCGTCGCGCAGTGGTTCCGCTCGCTCACCGGCGCGGCGCCCCGCAACGACCCCGACGCGCGGATGGGCTGGATCGTCATCATCGGCACGATCCCGATCGGCGTGCTCGGCTTCCTGTTCCAGGACGTCATCCGCGACACGTTCCGCAACCTCTGGCTCGTGGCGATCGTGCTCATCGTGTTCGGCCTGCTGCTCGGCGCGGCCGACGCGCTCGGCAAGCGCACGCGGCTCGAGGCGGACCTGACCTACCCGCACGGCCTCGCCCTCGGCTTCGCGCAGGCGCTCGCCCTCATCCCCGGCGTGTCCCGCTCGGGCGCGACCACGACGATGGGCCTCGCCCTCGGCTACACGCGTCCCGCCGCCGCTGAGGTCGCGTTCCTGCTCGCCGTCCCCGCCGTCTTCGGCAGCGGGTTCTACGAGCTGCTGCAGGCGATCCGCGAACCCGGTCAGGCCGTCTTCACGCTCGCCGAGACCGCGGTCGCGACAGCTGTCGCCTTCGGCGTCGGCCTGGCGGTGATCGCGTTCCTGATGTCGTACATCAAGAAGCGCAGCTTCCTGCCGTTCGTGATCTACCGCATCGCCGTCGGCGTGCTGCTGATCGTGCTGCTCGCGACGGGCGTGCTGCAGGCGTACTGAGCGGCTACCGCCGCGGGTCGTCGCGGCCCGGCTTCGTCGGGCCGTCGCCTCCCCGGCGCAGGTAGCGCTCGAACTCCTGCGCGATCGCGTCGCCGGACGCCTCGGGCGAATCCCAGGTGTCCCTCGTGCGCTCGAGCTGACGGATGTACTCGGTCATCTCCTCGTCGTCCGCCGCAGCGGCGTCGATCGAGGCCTCCCAGGCCGCCGACTCGGTCGCGAGCTCGCCGCGGGGGACCACGGCGCCGGTGATGTCCTCGAGCCGGTCCAGCAGGGCCAGGGTCGCCTTGGGCGAGGGGGTGTGCCCTGCGACGTAGTGGGGCACGCTCGCCCACAGGGTGGCCGTCGGGATGCCGGCGGTGTCTGCGGCGTGCGAGAGCACGCTGAGGATGCCGACAGGCCCCTCGTAGCTGCTGCGCTCGAGGCCGAGCGCACCGCGGACGTGCTCGTTCTCACTCCCGGCGAACACCGAGATGGGGCGGGTGTGCGGCACGTCGGACATCATCGAGCCGAGGGAGACGAAGCCCGTGATGTCCTCGCGCAGCGCGACGTCCATGAACTCGGCGGCGAAGGCCTGCCACGCCCTGGCCGGCTCGACTCCCGTGAGCAGCCACAGCTGCGTGCCGCCGCGCGTCTGCTTCGCGGGGCGCAGCAGGGTCGCCTCGGGCCACTGCAGGATGCGGGCGCCGTCGGCATCGGACGAGATCTGCGGGCGGGTGTACTGGTAGTCGAAGTAGAGCTCGGGATCGACGGAGAACACCGGCTCGTACGAGCCCTCGGCGCGCAGGAGCGAGACGGCCGACGACGCGGCCTCTCCTGCGTCGTTCCACCCGTCGAATGCGGTCACGAGCACCTTGCGGCCCAGTGCGTCCACACGACCTCCTCGCCTCCGGCACGCCTCGTCGGCCGGCTGTGTCCAGGATAGGCCGACAGTCGCCGGATGGGCCCCGGATAGCATGAAGCAGTGACTTCACCCGCTCTGGCCGCTGTCCTCTGGGACATGGACGGCACCCTCGTCGACACCGAGCCTTACTGGATAGCCGCCGAGACGCCGCTGGTCGAGCGATTCGGCGGCACCTGGACGCACGAGCAGGCGCTGGGCCTCGTGGGTCTCGGCCTCGAGGACGCCGCACGCATCTTCCAGGACGCGGGGGTGCGCATGGCGGTGCACGAGATCGTCGACTCGCTCACCGACGAGGTGATGAACTCGCTGCGCACGCAGGGCGTGCCCTTCCGCCCGGGCGCGCGGGAGCTGCTCGCAAGCCTCAAGGCCGCGGGCGTGAAGACGGCCCTGGTGACCATGTCACTCGGCCGGATGGCGCAGACCGTCGTCGACCTGATCGACTTCGAGGCGTTCGACGTGGTCATCGCCGGCGACGACGCGACCCGCCCCAAGCCCTTCCCCGACCCGTATCTGCAGGCCTGCGCGCTGCTCGGCGTCGACCCCGCAGACACGGTCGCCATCGAGGACTCGCCCAACGGGGCCCGCTCGGCGGTCGCGTCCGGCGCGGTCGTCGTCGGCGTCCCGCACATGGTCTCGCTCACCGGAACCGGCATCCACGCCGAGTGGGCGACGCTCGCGGACCGGACCGTCGACGACGTGATCGGCGTCCACGCCGCGCACACAGCACAAGGAGCATCACGATGAGCATCGACCGACCGAGCGGCCCCTTCCGGGTCGGCGAGCGCGTGCAGCTGACCGGCCCGAAGGGCCGGCTGCACACCATCACCCTCCGCGAGGACGGGGAGATGCACACCCACCACGGCGTACTCAAGCACACCGAGCTGATCGGCCGGCCGGACGGCTCGGTCGTCGCGAACAGCGGCGGACACGAGTATCTCGCCCTGCGCCCGCTGCTGCGCGACTTCGTCATGTCGATGCCGCGCGGCGCGGCGATCGTGTACCCGAAGGATGCGGCGCACATCGTCTCGCAGGCCGACATCTTCCCGGGGGCGGTCGTCGTCGAAGCCGGAGTCGGCTCGGGTGCGCTGTCGCTGTGGCTCCTGCGGGCGACCGGGCAGGCCGGGCGGCTCGTCTCGTTCGAGCGCCGGGCCGACTTCGCCGACGTCGCGCGCGCGAACGTCGAGACCTACCTCGGCGGGGTCCCGGAGAACTGGGAGGTCGTCGTCGGCGACCTCGCCGCCGACCTGCCGACGACGGTGGCCCCGGCATCCGTCGACCGGGTCGTGCTGGACATGCTCGCGCCGTGGGAGTGCATCGACGTCGTCGCCGACGCCCTCACGCCGGGCGGTGTCGTGCTCTGCTACGTGGCCACCGCCACCCAGCTCAGCCGGGTCGCCGAGTACATCCGCGCCACCGGGCTGTTCACCGATCCTGAGGCGAGCGAGACGATGGTCCGCGGCTGGCACGTGGAGGGCCTGGCGGTACGCCCGGACCACCGCATGGTCGCCCACACCGGCTTCCTGATCTGGACCAGGCGGCTCGCTCCCGGTGCTGTCGCCCCCGAGCAGAAGCGCCGCGCATCCAAGAGCAGCTACGGCGACGAAGACGTCGAACTGTGGACGCCCGGGGCGGTCGGCGACCGTCAGATCACCGACAAGAACCTGCGCAAGCGGGTGCGCGAGGCGCAGCGCGCAGCCGAGGGCGCACGCCAGGCCGCGACGCCCGACGCGCCGACGTCAGACGCCGCGGAGGCGGGCATCTAGACTGTTCCGGTGCGCAAGATCCCCGTCGCCCTCGTCGCCCTCGCCCTCGCATCGGTCTCACTCGTCGGCTGCTCCGCGTCATCCGGCGCGGCGGCGTGCCCGCGACCCGAGAGCAGCACAGGTGCCCTCGACAAGGTGACGGTGAGCGGCACGGCCGACGCGGCACCCGATGTCGAGGTGTACTCGCCGTTCCGCACCGACCAGACCGAGTTCGAGGACGTCATCACCGGCGACGGCACGGCGATCACCAGCGACGCCCAGCTCGTGGTCTTCGACCTGACGATCATCGGCGGGGCCGACGGCCGCACGCTCGTGGCATCCGCCTACGACGGCGATCTCAGCCAGGTCGCATCGCTCGAGCGCTGGGGCCAGCTGGTCCCCGGCTTCTCCGACGCCCTGACGTGCGCCACCGAGGGCTCGCGCGTCGTCATCGGCCTCGCGCCGGGCGACGTCGAGACCGAGACGGCCGTCAGCCTCGGGCTCGCCGAGGATGACTCCGCCGTCGCCGTGGTCGACGTCCGCAAGGTGTACCTCCCGCACGCAGACGGCGCCAACCAGTTCAACAGCGGCAGCGGCCTGCCCACCGTGGTCCGCGCGCCCGACGGCCGCCCCGGCATCATCGTCCCCGACGCGGACGCGCCGACCGAGCTCGTCGTCCAGACCCTGAAGAAGGGCGACGGCGAAGAGGTGACCGGCGATCGGCCCGTGCGCGTGCACTACACGGGCGTCACCTGGGCAGACCGCACCGTCTTCGACTCGACCTGGGACACCACCCCGGCGTCCCTGACGCTCGACGGCGTCGTGCCCGGCATGGCCACGGCGCTCGAGGGCGCGACGGTCGGTTCGCAGCTGCTCATCGTCATCCCGCCCGGCGAGGGCTACGGCGACGCGGCGCAGGGCTCGATCCCGGCGAACTCGACCCTGGTCTTCGTGGTCGACATCCTCGGACTGGATCAGGCCGCGCCGACGGAGTAGCCCGCCGGGCCGCCCGTAATATGAGGGGGTGCCCGCGAACTCGTCGAAGATCCCTCCTGAGGAGCGCCTCGTCAATCTCGTGGTCGCGCTGATCGCGACCGAGCAGGGCATCACGAAGGACACCATCCTCTCCAGCGTGTCCGGATACCGGGAGCAGTCGGCCGCGGCGTCGAAGGATGCGCTCGAGAAGATGTTCGAGCGCGACAAGGAGAGCCTGCGCGGCCTCGGGATCCCGATCGACACGATCGGCGACTCGGCAGAGCCGGACGACCTGCGCGAGGCCCGCTACCGCATCCCCAGCACGGAGTACGCCCTGCCGGAGGAGATCGCGTTCACGCCCGCCGAGATCGCCCTGCTGAACCTCGCGGGCGGGGTCTGGAGCGAGAGCTCCATGTCGGCCGACGCCCGGTCGGGTCTGCGCAAGATCCGCGCGCTCGGCAACGTGGTCGACGCCCCCATCATCGGCTACTCGCCCCGGATCAGCATGCGCGATCCGTCCTTCCCCAACCTGCAGCAGGCCATCGAGCAGTGCCGCGCGGTCACGTTCCCCTACCTGAAGCCGGGCGACGAGCAGCCGCGCCGCCGCCGCATGCAGCCGCTCGCGCTGGTCGAGTACGAGGCCAGGTGGCACGTCTTCGGCGTCGACCTGGACGTGGAGTCCGACCGGACCTTCCTGCTGTCGCGGATCGTCGGCGATGTCGAGATCACCCGGCAGTCGTTCGACCCCGCGCTGCGCGAGGGTGCGGGCGAGCGGGCGACGCGCGGGCTCGACGAGGTCGCCGCACACCAGCGCGCGCTCCTCGAGGTCAACCCGGGCACCGAGGCGGCGCTCCGTCTCAGCCGCCGCTCGACCCCCGCCGAGCAGGGGATCGTCGTCCCGTACGTGGACGTCCATGTGTTCGCCGACGAGCTCGCCTCCTACGGCCCCGAGGTGCGCGTGGTCGAGCCTGCAGTGCTCCGCGACCAGGTCATCGCGCGGCTCGACGCCGCTCTGCGGATGAACGGAGTCTCCTGATGGAAGCGCAGAAGCCGCTGCTCGCGACCGATCGTGCCGCGCTGATGCTCCAGCTGGTGCCGTACCTGATCGGCAAGGGCGAGGTCTCGCTCGAGGAGGCGGCGGACGAGTTCGAGGTGACGCCCGCGCGCATGCGGGAGATGGTCGAGAAGCTCACGCTGATCGGGCTGCCCGGCGACGGCGGCTACTGGCAGATGGCCAACGACCTCTTCGACATCGACTGGGATCTGCTCGACGACCGCGACATCATCTCCATCACCAACACGGTCGGACTCGAGCGCGCCCCGCGCCTGACCGCGCGCGAGGCCGCCGCGCTCCTCGCGGGACTGCAGCTGGCCCGCACCCTGCCGGGCGTCGCAGGGACCGACGTGTACACGGGTCTCCTCGCCAAGCTCGCACTGGGCGCGTCCAGCACCCCCGCCGACGTCATCGTGGTCCCCGGCCCGGTCGACGAGGCGCGTGACACGGTGGCCGACGCGCTCACCAGAGGCGTGGCGGTGTCGTTCACCTACAAGGCGCCGGATGCGGAGGCCACCACCCGCACCGTCGACCCGGTCAAGGTGCACATCTCCGACGGACAGTGGTACCTGCAGGGCTGGTGCCATCTGCGGGAGGCGATGCGCACGTTCCACATGGACAGGGTCAGCGACCTCGTGCCGACCGGCATCCCCATCTCGCATGGCGAGGAGCCGGTGCCCGTCTGGTTCGAGCCCGGCGCCGACGACATCGTCGCGCGCGTGCGCTTCCCCGACTCGCTGTCGACGCTGCTGGGGGAGTATCTCGACAGGGCGACGATCGAGTCCGCCGACGGGATGTCGACGGCGACCGTCACGGTGGCCGACGAGTACAGCCTGCGCCGCCTCGCCGCCCGCAGGGGCGGGGTGGTCGAGATCCTGGCGCCCGAGGGCGCCCGTCGCGCCGCGGCGGAGTGGGCGGCCGCCGGTCTCGCGCAGTACCGCTGATCGCCCGGCCCGCCGGGGCGGCGGGACCGCGCCGGCGGACCGAGGGTTACACTGTTGTCACCCCGCACATCCACGAGGAGAACCCCATGGGCGCATTCGGCTGGCCGCACCTCCTGATCATCCTTGCGGTGATCCTGCTGCTGTTCGGCGCGGCGAAGCTGCCGGCACTCGCGAAGAGCGTCGGGCAGTCCGCGCGGGTCTTCAAGGGCGAGATGAAGGCGATGAAGGACGACGACGTGTCCGCCGCTCCCGCACCGCCGGCGACGCCGACCGTCACATCGGACGCAGCCGCACCCGCCGACACGTCGGCGAGCTCCGGCGGCAGCGCCGACGCCAAGCCCTGACCTCACGTGGTCACGGCCGGACCACCGCGCGTCGACGAGCCGGAGAAGCCTCGGCGCGACACGCGCATGACGCTCGCGCAGCACCTCCTCGAGCTGCGGCGGCGCCTCATGATCGCGGCGATCGCGCTGGTCGTCGGGATGATCATCGCGTTCATCATCACGGGCCCGGTGATCGAGCTGCTCACCGAGCCCATCCGCATGGTCGCGGACAACCGCGGTGACAACCTCGCTCAGCTGAACTTCGACACGGTGACCGCGCCGTTCGACATGCGCATGCGCATCGCCTTCGCGATCGGCCTGCTCCTGTCGGCTCCGGTCTGGCTCTGGCAGCTCTGGGCGTTCCTCATGCCCGGTCTCACCCGCAAGGAGATCCGCTACACCGTCGGATTCATGGCTGCGGCGGTGCCGCTGTTCTTCGCGGGCACGGTGGTCGGCTGGTTCGTGCTGCCGCACATGGTGGAGATCATGGCGACCTTCGCCCCCGAGGGCACCGCCCAGTTCTACACCGCGTCGTACTACTACGACTTCGTCTTCAAGCTCCTGCTGGTGATCGGGGTCTCCTTCGTGCTCCCGGTCTTCCTGGTCGCGCTCAACCTGGCCGGGGTCATCACCGGACGCGGCATCCTGAAGGGGTGGCGGGCGGCGGTGCTGATCGCCACGCTGTTCGCGGCGGTCGCGACGCCGGCCGCCGACGTCGTGTCGATGCTCCTGCTCGGCGGGATCCTCATCGTGCTCTTCTTCGCGGCGGCGGGCGTCTCGATGCTGTTCGACCGCCGCCGCGGCCGGCTGCAGAAGGACCTGCTGTCCGAGGCCGACGCGTGACGGACCCGAGTCCGGCGGAGCGCTACGCGCGCGCGCAGGACGCCCGGAGCCACCCGGTCAGCGCGGCCTTCGCCGCCGCACAGGCGTTCGACCTCGATCCGTTCCAGATCGCCGGATGCCACGCGCTCGAGGAGGGGCGGAGCGTGCTGGTGGCAGCGCCCACCGGGGCGGGCAAGACCATCGTGGGCGAGTTCGCGATCCACCTGGCGATGCAGCAGCCGGGGGAGAAGGCGTTCTACACGACCCCGATGAAGGCGCTGTCGAACCAGAAGTTCCGCGAGCTGCAGGAGGTGTACGGCGCAGACGAGGTCGGGCTGCTCACCGGCGACACCAACATCAACGGCAACGCGCGCATCGTGGTGATGACCACCGAGGTGCTGCGCAACATGCTGTACGCCGATTCTGGTGCGCTGCGCGGACTCCGCTTCGTCGTGATGGACGAGGTCCACTACCTGGCCGACCGGTTCCGCGGGGCGGTGTGGGAGGAGGTCATCATCCACCTTCCGCCGTCGGTGCGACTGGTCTCTCTGTCGGCCACGGTGTCCAACGCGGAGGAGTTCGGCGACTGGCTCGACACGGTGCGGGGCGACACCGAGGTGATCGTCTCGGAGATCCGTCCGGTGCCGCTGGAGCAGCACGTGCTGGTCCGCGGAGACCTGCT harbors:
- the tatA gene encoding twin-arginine translocase TatA/TatE family subunit; translated protein: MGAFGWPHLLIILAVILLLFGAAKLPALAKSVGQSARVFKGEMKAMKDDDVSAAPAPPATPTVTSDAAAPADTSASSGGSADAKP
- the tatC gene encoding twin-arginine translocase subunit TatC, which translates into the protein MTLAQHLLELRRRLMIAAIALVVGMIIAFIITGPVIELLTEPIRMVADNRGDNLAQLNFDTVTAPFDMRMRIAFAIGLLLSAPVWLWQLWAFLMPGLTRKEIRYTVGFMAAAVPLFFAGTVVGWFVLPHMVEIMATFAPEGTAQFYTASYYYDFVFKLLLVIGVSFVLPVFLVALNLAGVITGRGILKGWRAAVLIATLFAAVATPAADVVSMLLLGGILIVLFFAAAGVSMLFDRRRGRLQKDLLSEADA